A genomic segment from Chitinophaga niabensis encodes:
- a CDS encoding sodium:solute symporter family transporter: MKKYIYLLCAVLFFSKVQAQQWFSWNKTLELPVKEGLSNTITGVSNGALIVAGGSNFNQPIQQGGQKIIYDKIYVATDDNTMNWREAGRLPFPLANAAVVNTNNGLLVMGGTNGKSNSDKVFLLRWDPVSNKVETDTAFPRLPVPLSSLSAARAGNNIYIAAGQDDAGLPSQGFWKLDLTKPEWQPLPSWPGAARTGAAMLTQSNGEYECLYLFGGKGTAGYLKDAFAYNTHKQTWKTLTPLPRPAWFSPAIGLGPTHVILFSGSDGHDADKAIELKDDYHMVKEVLAYHTITDTWIKLNDVPAGVAGATAVRWKDQLMLVGGELRPGVRTSQIQVAALQTARQKSKFGWIDYSTLVIYLLVLALMSYYFSRKKTDDYLLGSKNIPYWVAGISIMATQVSAIGFMSIPAKAYAINWAYFAGVFTWFIAVPIVTKAYIPFIRKLNVASAYHYLEERFNSGARLFAASVFVFYQLARMGLVLYLPSLALSAVTPLDIITCILIMGVLSTVYTVVGGIEAVIWIEVVQAVLLFGGALVCAILAIVGLKGGLSDFFTQGIADQKFSLGQAEWNFTSSSLIVILIGNIFIRLGNLTSDQAVVQRYMTTPDLKQAKRSVWADVAVSIPWAIVIYGLGTALYIFYKQHPEQLNPSVTTDGILPMFIAQHAPVGLSGLIIAAIFAASMATLESHIHSVATIFTTDFYGRYKKDLTQKQTAKVAKTATVILGVFATALSVVLVFMDVNSILDVFQEITGLFIGASTGLFMLGIFTKRANATGALIGAISSGLILYCVKTFTPLSFWLYSAIGFLSCYIIGYLASCVLPGRRGLQGLTYYTIKDHLKEK, from the coding sequence CTCCTGGAATAAAACGCTGGAGCTGCCGGTGAAGGAAGGCTTAAGTAATACCATCACCGGTGTCAGCAACGGCGCTTTAATTGTAGCAGGCGGCAGTAATTTTAATCAACCCATACAGCAGGGAGGGCAGAAGATCATTTACGATAAGATCTATGTAGCTACTGATGATAATACCATGAACTGGAGGGAAGCAGGCAGGCTGCCTTTCCCTTTAGCCAATGCAGCAGTGGTAAATACAAACAATGGTTTGCTGGTGATGGGTGGTACCAATGGTAAAAGCAATTCAGATAAAGTATTCTTACTTCGCTGGGATCCGGTATCAAACAAAGTTGAAACAGATACAGCTTTCCCACGCCTTCCTGTTCCGCTCTCTTCTTTATCAGCAGCCAGGGCAGGTAACAATATTTATATTGCCGCCGGGCAGGATGATGCAGGTCTGCCATCTCAGGGTTTCTGGAAACTGGACCTTACAAAACCTGAATGGCAGCCCCTGCCATCCTGGCCGGGAGCAGCAAGAACAGGCGCAGCAATGCTTACGCAGAGTAATGGGGAGTATGAATGCCTTTACCTGTTTGGCGGTAAAGGAACAGCAGGATATTTAAAAGATGCATTTGCTTACAATACCCACAAACAAACATGGAAAACACTGACGCCATTACCAAGGCCGGCATGGTTTAGCCCTGCTATAGGTTTAGGCCCAACGCATGTGATCTTATTCAGCGGATCTGATGGCCATGATGCAGATAAAGCAATTGAACTGAAAGATGATTATCACATGGTGAAAGAAGTGCTGGCCTATCATACCATTACAGACACCTGGATAAAACTGAACGATGTACCTGCCGGTGTAGCAGGAGCCACAGCCGTACGCTGGAAAGATCAGCTCATGCTGGTAGGAGGAGAATTGCGCCCCGGAGTTCGTACCAGCCAGATACAGGTGGCGGCATTACAAACCGCCAGGCAGAAAAGTAAGTTCGGCTGGATCGATTACAGCACACTGGTAATTTACCTGCTGGTACTGGCACTGATGAGCTATTATTTCTCCCGGAAAAAAACAGATGATTACCTGCTGGGCAGCAAAAATATCCCTTATTGGGTGGCAGGGATCAGTATCATGGCCACACAGGTGAGTGCCATTGGATTTATGAGTATACCGGCAAAGGCTTATGCTATTAACTGGGCCTATTTTGCAGGAGTATTTACCTGGTTCATTGCAGTGCCCATTGTTACCAAAGCTTACATTCCCTTCATCAGAAAGCTGAATGTAGCAAGTGCCTATCACTACCTGGAAGAACGGTTCAATTCAGGTGCAAGGCTTTTCGCCGCTTCTGTGTTTGTGTTCTACCAACTGGCACGCATGGGCCTGGTACTCTATCTTCCTTCACTGGCATTGTCCGCTGTTACGCCATTGGATATTATCACCTGTATCCTGATCATGGGGGTACTGAGTACAGTATATACCGTGGTAGGAGGTATTGAAGCCGTGATATGGATAGAAGTGGTACAGGCGGTATTATTATTCGGAGGTGCCCTGGTTTGTGCAATATTAGCCATTGTGGGGTTAAAGGGAGGCCTGTCTGATTTTTTTACACAAGGCATAGCAGATCAGAAATTCAGTCTTGGACAGGCGGAGTGGAATTTTACTTCTTCCTCGTTGATAGTGATCCTGATCGGGAATATATTCATCCGTTTAGGAAACCTCACCAGCGATCAGGCAGTAGTACAACGTTATATGACCACCCCCGATCTTAAACAGGCAAAAAGAAGTGTATGGGCAGACGTGGCAGTATCCATACCATGGGCTATTGTGATCTATGGTTTGGGAACGGCGTTGTACATCTTCTACAAACAACATCCTGAACAACTCAATCCTTCTGTTACCACAGATGGCATCCTTCCGATGTTCATTGCACAGCATGCACCTGTAGGCCTTAGCGGGCTGATCATTGCAGCCATCTTTGCTGCATCCATGGCTACGCTCGAAAGTCACATACATAGCGTGGCCACTATTTTTACCACAGATTTCTATGGCAGGTATAAAAAGGACCTTACCCAAAAGCAAACGGCAAAAGTAGCAAAGACCGCCACGGTGATCCTCGGTGTATTTGCAACGGCCCTTTCCGTGGTCCTGGTATTTATGGATGTGAATTCCATCCTCGATGTATTCCAGGAGATCACAGGTTTATTCATTGGTGCCTCCACCGGACTTTTTATGCTGGGCATCTTCACTAAAAGGGCTAATGCCACCGGTGCATTGATAGGAGCGATCAGCAGTGGTTTGATCCTGTATTGTGTTAAAACATTTACCCCGCTTAGTTTCTGGCTGTACAGCGCTATCGGTTTCCTGAGCTGCTACATCATCGGTTACCTGGCCAGTTGCGTTCTGCCGGGTAGAAGAGGTTTGCAGGGACTTACTTATTATACCATCAAAGATCATTTAAAAGAGAAATAA
- a CDS encoding DUF6772 family protein — MEHVIALDAGMNKYQPLKKIICYDDFDKGLNGWMDLHPNYVGKDFNTLRYSHVDKTQWGPLMLSSASFRLAGTHGSMDGTYSLKLSTRQAANPYTEAPAPGSLSHGIKRLTTHLPKGLRQFEMWYAYTPEQDRQGLSEQAMRAFGIFFDIQDDEYRYFIGARYLNAVNGEMVRRWQIFKAKEVTDVEWAYGVENDWCKMGIDAMWYGKRYADGSTDGFEFIPGGYQDLCYNESDDKINWSYLRLLIDTEKREYVELQSGSRVFDLRGMKPTLTAPYARIKGLFNPSMWVENDTDRRVFFYADSVVISGE; from the coding sequence ATGGAACATGTTATTGCGCTGGATGCAGGGATGAACAAATACCAGCCGCTGAAAAAGATCATTTGTTACGACGACTTTGACAAAGGCCTGAACGGATGGATGGACTTGCATCCCAATTATGTCGGCAAAGATTTCAATACGCTGCGGTACAGCCATGTGGATAAAACACAATGGGGGCCGCTGATGTTGAGCAGTGCCAGTTTCAGGCTGGCAGGCACGCATGGTTCCATGGATGGTACGTACTCTTTGAAATTATCCACCCGCCAGGCTGCTAATCCTTATACAGAAGCCCCTGCGCCGGGTAGTTTATCACACGGCATAAAACGTTTGACCACACATCTTCCCAAAGGCTTGCGTCAATTTGAAATGTGGTATGCCTACACTCCTGAACAGGACCGGCAGGGACTCAGCGAACAGGCTATGCGCGCATTCGGAATATTCTTCGATATCCAGGATGATGAATACCGCTATTTCATAGGGGCCCGTTACCTCAATGCCGTGAATGGAGAAATGGTACGCCGCTGGCAGATCTTTAAAGCAAAAGAAGTAACAGATGTGGAATGGGCCTATGGCGTGGAAAACGACTGGTGTAAAATGGGTATCGATGCCATGTGGTACGGCAAACGTTATGCAGATGGTTCCACGGATGGCTTTGAATTTATCCCAGGTGGTTACCAGGACCTCTGTTACAATGAAAGTGACGACAAGATCAACTGGAGTTACCTGCGTTTGCTGATAGACACAGAAAAGAGAGAATATGTGGAATTGCAATCCGGCAGCAGGGTCTTTGATCTCAGGGGTATGAAACCTACACTTACGGCTCCTTACGCGAGAATAAAAGGTTTGTTCAATCCCAGTATGTGGGTGGAAAACGATACAGACAGGCGGGTATTCTTTTATGCAGACTCCGTTGTTATTTCAGGCGAATAA
- a CDS encoding 3-keto-disaccharide hydrolase, which translates to MIKVLLFAWVSLTAEHWRGYQKDYLPAEWQVEDGALTLTKKGGGYIVTKEKFGDFELKLEWKISEAGNSGVLFHVSEDYKNVYETGPEVQVLDDERHPDAKKGAEGTHKAGANYDLMPPLTNAVKPAGEWNRFRLKVKGGHVQHWLNGKKLQDYQLGSPEWQRLVEKSKFAVMPQYGKFKSGHIALQDHGNRVWFRNIRIRRL; encoded by the coding sequence ATGATCAAAGTTCTTTTATTTGCATGGGTATCCTTAACAGCTGAACACTGGCGTGGATACCAGAAAGACTATCTGCCGGCAGAATGGCAGGTAGAAGATGGGGCACTAACATTGACAAAAAAAGGTGGTGGCTATATCGTCACCAAAGAGAAGTTCGGGGATTTTGAATTGAAACTGGAATGGAAAATATCCGAAGCCGGCAATAGCGGTGTACTCTTTCATGTATCGGAAGACTACAAAAACGTTTATGAAACCGGCCCTGAAGTACAGGTGCTGGACGATGAACGGCACCCGGATGCAAAGAAAGGAGCGGAGGGCACACATAAAGCCGGGGCTAATTATGACCTGATGCCTCCCTTAACGAATGCGGTAAAACCCGCCGGTGAATGGAACCGTTTCCGCCTGAAAGTAAAAGGCGGCCATGTACAGCATTGGCTGAATGGAAAAAAACTGCAGGATTATCAGTTGGGCAGCCCGGAATGGCAACGCCTGGTTGAGAAAAGTAAGTTTGCCGTGATGCCACAATACGGGAAATTCAAATCTGGTCATATTGCCCTGCAGGATCATGGGAACAGGGTATGGTTCAGAAATATCCGCATCCGCAGATTGTAA
- a CDS encoding retropepsin-like aspartic protease — protein MKRSLLLLLTIVCHSLYAQTVIPIQIIPGGHILVKASINGVEGNFVFDTGGGLHVVTKKFADKLRNFPKQDGGFTGFRATGERIDADLYTADLLTLDGFTVKSPTVAVIDANFGPIDGLISLMSFQQTPFTIDYEQKRLIIETDKSLAARKKAAKAIIPLQLERNRDKSLDIFAYFTLENKLTLQFLLDSGAGNNVFRFNAKNIPALGIDVNDTTKVKRIAHKSEIDTSFKSSIYHTKVGSLAAKAAPMVKAEGINASFVEGLIYDGIVSINWLGKLLTIDLAKSEMLIVY, from the coding sequence ATGAAACGTTCCTTGCTCCTGCTGCTGACGATAGTATGCCATTCCCTTTATGCCCAGACAGTGATCCCAATACAGATCATTCCCGGGGGCCACATCCTTGTTAAAGCTTCCATCAATGGAGTGGAAGGTAATTTTGTGTTTGATACCGGTGGCGGGCTGCATGTAGTAACGAAGAAATTTGCAGACAAACTCCGCAATTTCCCTAAACAGGATGGCGGTTTCACCGGTTTCCGCGCTACAGGGGAAAGAATAGATGCCGATCTTTACACCGCCGATCTGCTAACTTTAGATGGCTTTACAGTTAAATCTCCTACTGTTGCTGTGATCGACGCCAATTTCGGACCTATAGACGGGTTGATCTCCCTCATGAGCTTTCAGCAAACGCCCTTCACCATAGATTACGAACAGAAGCGGCTCATCATCGAAACAGATAAAAGCCTTGCGGCCAGGAAAAAAGCCGCGAAAGCTATTATTCCCCTGCAACTGGAAAGGAACCGGGATAAATCGCTGGACATCTTCGCTTATTTCACGCTGGAAAATAAACTTACCCTTCAATTCCTGCTGGATAGTGGTGCGGGCAACAATGTATTCCGCTTTAATGCAAAGAACATCCCTGCCCTGGGCATTGATGTGAACGATACCACTAAGGTGAAAAGGATCGCGCATAAAAGTGAGATAGATACCAGCTTCAAAAGTTCCATTTACCATACAAAAGTAGGCAGCCTTGCTGCTAAAGCCGCTCCTATGGTAAAAGCAGAGGGGATCAATGCTTCTTTTGTAGAAGGTTTGATCTATGATGGCATTGTTTCCATTAACTGGTTAGGAAAACTACTGACCATTGACCTGGCTAAAAGTGAGATGCTGATAGTATATTAA
- a CDS encoding MFS transporter, translating to MLITKEKTGWAALLTGNNGIKSIALAGGVMLHATDVYLATTIMPSITSDIGGLNFYSWATTVYIVAAMIGSVISSRTLIKQGPRVAYRTAIFSFSVGALICALAPSIYILLIGRFVQGIGGGLLFALSYAMVSIVFEEKLWPRAMALISAMWGVSAFSGPFIGGVFAQFGHWRSAFFTLLGIAFIIVLLTEKVLPKKEAGGAAPDKIPLFKLLLITLAALSISVGSITAHMAANIAGVAGAVILLGALVFSEKNSSNRLLPHGAYKISSKLGTTYLVISFLAIAATVEIYVPYFMQEIHHFSPLKAGYLTVLIALGWSAASIAFAGMDKQANKMILMGPVFIFIGLTGLSVVLPGGFNIIGMCLLLVSIGAGVGMGWSHLLTRVLKAAMPGEEAKASASISIVQLLATSCGTALAGLVANSTGILNPGGIVGAQQAAGWLMGTFAIAPMLAFVLLLRNRERQ from the coding sequence ATGCTTATTACAAAGGAAAAGACCGGCTGGGCGGCATTACTTACAGGAAACAACGGTATCAAATCAATAGCACTGGCAGGAGGCGTAATGCTGCATGCTACAGACGTTTATTTAGCCACCACCATTATGCCTTCCATCACCAGCGACATTGGTGGTTTGAATTTCTACTCCTGGGCTACTACGGTGTATATTGTAGCAGCCATGATCGGTTCTGTGATCTCTTCCCGCACACTTATTAAACAAGGGCCCCGTGTGGCATACAGAACAGCGATCTTTTCCTTTTCTGTTGGTGCCTTGATCTGTGCGCTGGCACCATCCATTTATATTTTACTGATCGGCCGTTTTGTCCAGGGCATCGGGGGTGGTTTATTATTCGCGCTTTCTTATGCAATGGTGAGCATTGTATTTGAAGAGAAGCTCTGGCCCAGGGCCATGGCGCTCATCTCTGCCATGTGGGGCGTCAGTGCATTTTCCGGTCCGTTTATCGGAGGTGTGTTTGCACAGTTCGGGCATTGGCGTTCTGCTTTCTTTACTTTATTGGGCATTGCATTCATCATTGTACTGTTAACGGAAAAAGTACTGCCAAAGAAAGAAGCGGGTGGTGCAGCACCCGACAAGATCCCTTTATTTAAACTTTTGCTGATCACTTTGGCTGCACTTTCTATTTCTGTGGGAAGCATCACAGCACATATGGCTGCCAATATCGCGGGGGTTGCAGGTGCTGTGATACTGCTGGGTGCATTGGTGTTCAGTGAGAAAAATTCTTCCAACCGTTTATTACCACATGGGGCTTATAAGATCTCTTCGAAACTGGGCACCACTTACCTCGTGATCTCTTTTTTAGCGATCGCTGCTACAGTGGAGATCTATGTACCGTATTTCATGCAGGAGATCCATCATTTCTCCCCGCTCAAAGCAGGTTATCTTACCGTACTCATTGCATTGGGCTGGTCTGCCGCTTCCATTGCCTTTGCAGGAATGGATAAACAGGCCAATAAAATGATCCTGATGGGACCAGTGTTCATTTTTATCGGGTTAACCGGTTTGAGCGTGGTATTACCCGGAGGGTTTAATATCATAGGCATGTGCCTGTTACTGGTATCTATTGGTGCAGGAGTGGGAATGGGCTGGTCTCATTTACTTACCAGGGTACTCAAAGCAGCAATGCCGGGAGAAGAAGCAAAAGCTTCTGCTTCTATTTCCATTGTGCAATTGCTGGCCACTTCCTGTGGTACCGCACTGGCTGGTTTGGTAGCGAATTCCACAGGAATATTGAATCCCGGCGGGATCGTTGGTGCACAGCAAGCGGCAGGCTGGTTAATGGGAACATTTGCAATTGCTCCCATGCTGGCATTTGTATTACTGCTCAGGAACAGGGAGCGCCAATAG
- a CDS encoding fatty acid desaturase family protein — protein sequence MNDNNKKHAIVRFAPKGNDSFFEMVKAKVDDYFTANKLSRYATKGMWVKTVVMILIYVAPYVLMVTGVGASSNWLYLGFWALMGLGVVGIGTSVMHDANHGTYSAKKNVNSTMAYILEMIGGYSVTWKIQHNILHHTYTNVSGLDEDIDTTALLRFSPNHKLRWFHRFQFLYAWCLYAVMTLFWMTVKEYRQLVRYNQFSLLKKAKTTLPKAITHLTLYKLFYYGYIIALPLLFSGVSWWMVLVGFAVMHVIAGVALACIFQLAHVMETSSYAEPVMDEGGEQRMEENWAVHQLLNTSNYAPRNKWLSWFIGGLNYQIEHHLFPGICHVHYPKLSPIIHSSAQAFGLPYNVQPTFLHALWDHARMLHILGRKPRT from the coding sequence ATGAATGACAACAATAAAAAACATGCCATCGTCCGCTTTGCACCAAAGGGGAATGACAGTTTTTTCGAAATGGTGAAAGCGAAAGTGGATGATTATTTCACTGCCAATAAATTATCGCGTTATGCCACTAAAGGCATGTGGGTGAAAACAGTGGTGATGATACTGATCTATGTGGCACCTTATGTGCTGATGGTTACCGGTGTTGGTGCATCCAGTAACTGGCTTTATCTTGGCTTCTGGGCACTGATGGGCCTGGGGGTTGTAGGTATTGGTACCTCTGTAATGCACGATGCCAATCACGGTACCTATTCTGCTAAAAAGAATGTAAACTCCACAATGGCTTATATATTGGAAATGATCGGCGGGTATAGTGTTACCTGGAAGATCCAGCACAATATATTACACCATACTTACACCAATGTATCGGGCCTGGACGAAGATATTGATACCACCGCGCTGCTGCGTTTCTCTCCGAATCATAAGCTGCGCTGGTTCCATCGTTTTCAGTTCCTCTATGCCTGGTGCCTCTATGCAGTAATGACCTTGTTCTGGATGACGGTGAAGGAATACCGTCAGCTGGTACGTTACAACCAGTTCTCCCTGCTCAAGAAAGCCAAGACCACGCTGCCAAAGGCCATCACCCATCTTACTTTGTATAAACTGTTCTATTACGGTTATATCATTGCATTACCCTTATTGTTCTCCGGAGTTTCCTGGTGGATGGTATTGGTAGGTTTTGCCGTAATGCATGTGATAGCAGGTGTTGCGCTGGCCTGTATATTCCAGCTGGCCCACGTGATGGAAACATCTTCTTATGCTGAGCCGGTAATGGATGAAGGTGGTGAACAAAGGATGGAAGAGAACTGGGCTGTGCATCAGTTACTCAACACATCTAACTATGCACCCCGTAATAAATGGCTTTCCTGGTTTATAGGTGGATTGAACTATCAGATAGAACACCATCTGTTCCCGGGCATCTGCCATGTGCATTACCCTAAATTGTCCCCGATCATTCATAGTTCTGCGCAGGCCTTTGGTTTGCCTTATAATGTACAACCTACTTTCCTGCATGCCCTTTGGGACCATGCCCGGATGTTACATATTTTGGGACGAAAACCCAGGACATAA
- the kynU gene encoding kynureninase, with protein sequence MTTKFEASASFAQSMDVLDPLHVLKSRFHFPQHQGKNSIYFCGNSLGLQPKSVTAAIQQELSDWQEMAVEGYFRAKNPWLYYQYNFGKGLSAMMGCSEEEVTVMNTLTVNLHLILQSFYRPAKERFKIIMEAGAFPSDQYAIETAVKLHGFDPETAIVEVHPLAGEKLLRTEVILQTIQDHKDTLALVLMGGINYYTGQFYDIPAITAAAHKAGAYAGWDLAHVAGNIPLQLHNWAVDFAVWCSYKYLNGGPGAAGGLYVHERFGNDPAFPRLGGWWGNDEKTRFKMEKGFVPRKGAAGWQISTAQVFNMVALKASMEIFEEAGIHALREKSLQLTAYLEHLIRRSPLPCEIITPEDPTQRGAQLSLFFPENGKAIHAQMMETGIICDYREPGVIRLAPAPLYCSYTDVFRFYEVLTSR encoded by the coding sequence ATGACAACAAAATTTGAAGCCTCCGCATCTTTTGCACAAAGCATGGATGTGCTTGATCCTCTGCATGTTCTAAAGTCCCGTTTCCACTTCCCGCAACACCAGGGAAAGAACAGCATCTACTTCTGCGGCAATTCCCTCGGCTTACAACCAAAGAGCGTTACTGCGGCTATACAACAGGAGTTATCTGACTGGCAGGAAATGGCGGTAGAAGGTTATTTCCGTGCAAAGAATCCCTGGTTATACTACCAGTACAATTTTGGGAAAGGATTATCCGCTATGATGGGTTGCAGTGAAGAAGAAGTAACGGTGATGAATACGCTTACCGTCAACCTTCACCTCATCCTGCAAAGCTTTTACCGCCCCGCGAAGGAGCGTTTTAAGATCATCATGGAAGCAGGTGCTTTCCCCTCTGATCAATATGCCATAGAAACCGCCGTAAAGCTTCATGGCTTTGATCCGGAAACCGCTATTGTGGAAGTACATCCCTTGGCCGGTGAAAAGTTATTACGCACGGAAGTGATCCTGCAAACCATACAGGACCATAAGGATACACTGGCCCTGGTACTCATGGGGGGTATCAATTACTACACAGGGCAATTCTATGATATACCCGCTATTACCGCAGCAGCGCATAAAGCAGGTGCTTATGCAGGTTGGGACCTTGCACATGTGGCGGGCAATATTCCTTTGCAGTTGCATAACTGGGCTGTGGATTTTGCCGTTTGGTGTTCCTATAAATACCTGAACGGAGGCCCCGGTGCAGCAGGTGGCCTGTATGTACACGAACGTTTTGGGAATGATCCTGCTTTTCCGCGTTTAGGGGGCTGGTGGGGAAACGATGAGAAAACAAGGTTCAAAATGGAAAAGGGTTTTGTTCCCCGGAAAGGAGCCGCAGGGTGGCAGATCAGTACAGCACAGGTGTTTAACATGGTAGCCCTTAAAGCATCTATGGAAATATTTGAGGAAGCAGGCATACATGCATTACGTGAAAAGAGCCTGCAACTCACGGCTTACCTGGAACACCTGATCCGCCGGTCACCATTACCATGTGAGATCATCACGCCGGAAGATCCAACGCAGAGAGGCGCACAGCTTTCTTTATTCTTCCCCGAAAATGGAAAAGCCATTCACGCGCAAATGATGGAAACAGGTATTATCTGTGATTATCGCGAGCCAGGTGTGATCAGGCTGGCACCTGCACCTTTGTATTGTTCTTATACTGATGTGTTCAGGTTCTACGAAGTACTTACTTCCCGGTAG
- a CDS encoding SGNH/GDSL hydrolase family protein: protein MKINTWLALGDSYTIGEGVPLHENFPYQALQLLRNRGLLFHAPEIIAKTGWTSDELIAHMQQVRLQQEYDRVSILIGVNNQYRGMDVKDFETTLEWLAAKALQFTNGHAERVVVISIPDWGVTPFAQDRDASAIHDAIDRFNAVNQKLSREKGFHYIDITTDYRSTGMLQESVVEDMLHPSGKVYKEWAQKVAEVFYIEK from the coding sequence ATGAAAATAAATACCTGGCTGGCCCTGGGCGATTCTTATACCATTGGCGAAGGCGTTCCTTTACACGAAAATTTTCCTTACCAGGCACTGCAATTACTGCGCAATCGTGGCTTATTATTCCATGCACCGGAGATCATTGCCAAAACCGGCTGGACGAGCGATGAACTCATCGCACATATGCAGCAGGTACGCCTGCAGCAGGAGTATGACAGGGTAAGCATCCTGATCGGTGTAAATAATCAATACCGCGGCATGGATGTAAAGGATTTTGAAACTACGCTGGAATGGCTGGCCGCAAAAGCATTGCAGTTCACAAATGGTCATGCGGAAAGGGTAGTAGTGATCAGTATTCCGGACTGGGGTGTTACACCTTTTGCGCAGGACCGGGATGCCAGTGCCATTCATGATGCCATTGACCGGTTCAATGCCGTTAATCAAAAGCTCAGCAGGGAAAAAGGATTCCATTACATAGATATTACAACGGACTACCGGAGCACCGGCATGCTGCAGGAAAGTGTGGTGGAAGATATGCTGCATCCATCAGGGAAAGTTTATAAAGAATGGGCGCAAAAGGTGGCGGAAGTTTTTTATATTGAAAAATGA